The genomic interval CGCCGGAGTCAGATTGGCGGCGGCTGGCAGCCAGCGGCGCTTACACCGGGCGTATGCCCCTGACGGCCCAGATGCGTGCTGCCAGCGTTCAGGTGCCGGTGGTAGTTGCGCCGATCGCCCCGACTCCGGTCGCCTCACCGCCGGCACCTGTTGCTCCGACCGCCGGGGTGGTTGATCTGGATCGGCTTGACGCGCCGACCCGTCGGGCACTGGAGACGCTGCTGGCCGACTCACGGCACGGTGGAGCAATCCTGCGGGCGCTCAGCCGTCTGGACCCGGCCCTGATCAACAGCCTGTCCGGTCTGTCGCGCCAGGATCGTATGCTGCTGCTGGCCGTTGTTGAGCAGCTAGGGGGAGAGTCTGAGGCATGAAGTGGCTGCTGAAGCAATTGCGCAAGGATCTGTGGTCGCCGGAAGTAGCCGGGGTAGGGCTGGGACTGGTGTACGTCTTTGCCCTGTGGTTCGCACACCGCGCTCCCGGTGCATCCGGTACGTTCTTCAATGCGGCGGCGATCGTTGGTAAGCCGCTAACGGCTTCGGACCCGGCCAACCAGTTCTTTGTGGTGACCTTCCCACCGCTGACCGAGGGGCTGGGCTGGCAGTTCTGGATGCTGGTCGGCATCTTCCTGGGGGCGCTGGCTTCGGTGCTGATCGCCGGGAAGTTCAAATGGACGCTGGTGCCCCTTGAGCAGTGGAAAGATGTTTTCGGACCGTCGGTACGCAAGCGCTGGATCGTGGCCTTTGTCGGCGGCATCTTCCTGCAGATCGGGGCGGGGATTGCTGGCGGTTGCACCAGTGGCCTGGCCCTGGCGGGTGGCGTCCAGCTCAGCCCGGCGGCGTTTCTGTTCATCCCCGGCATCTTCATTAGCGGGGCGCTTGTACAGCTGCTCGTTTACCGGGAACGGTATTAGACAGGGGGCGCATAAACTATGTCTGTCGGCGATATTCTGCTTGCTTTGGCGCTCGGCTTTGTCTTTGGCTGGGTGCTGGATAAAGGCGGCCTGAACCGCTACTACAAGATCGCCAACGTCTTCCGCTTCACCGATCTGACCGTGCTGCGCTTTATGATGATGGGCATGGCAGTCGGAATGGTCGGCATCTATACCCTCAAGTACTTCGGGCTGGCGGATCTGACCGCTGTCTCGGCGACGGTACTGGCCGGGAACCTGATCGGTGGCGCTATCTTTGGCGTGGGGATGTCCCTCTCCGGGTTCTGACCGGGCACCTGCATCGCGGGCGGTGCTCGCGGCC from Anaerolineae bacterium carries:
- a CDS encoding YeeE/YedE family protein, which gives rise to MKWLLKQLRKDLWSPEVAGVGLGLVYVFALWFAHRAPGASGTFFNAAAIVGKPLTASDPANQFFVVTFPPLTEGLGWQFWMLVGIFLGALASVLIAGKFKWTLVPLEQWKDVFGPSVRKRWIVAFVGGIFLQIGAGIAGGCTSGLALAGGVQLSPAAFLFIPGIFISGALVQLLVYRERY
- a CDS encoding YeeE/YedE family protein produces the protein MSVGDILLALALGFVFGWVLDKGGLNRYYKIANVFRFTDLTVLRFMMMGMAVGMVGIYTLKYFGLADLTAVSATVLAGNLIGGAIFGVGMSLSGF